The Coregonus clupeaformis isolate EN_2021a chromosome 18, ASM2061545v1, whole genome shotgun sequence genome has a segment encoding these proteins:
- the LOC121551399 gene encoding protein FAM222A-like produces the protein MLACLQRRQNPPIPSSQHPLCASKALEPPQALSRKCEMVVPIHSPRYPSVAELDAYAQKTQSSPLSIKIFPTNIRVPQHKHLNRTVNGFDTTGSQRYSPYPQLHTGGYTGLLAIVKASSSSSSSHFAPTKGVLKNSEGRRTKLSPAQIAVAPYPPPSSSTLANGHCRMVYHTGPSKPPEAPGLSLSVPPNVTVAGSVIPVTGGRGLAQLPPQSNLPSIQSIIYQINQHCQAQALQQVCQGATSSTAPSTNPSPSKQCAGGVMGVSSCSSGGGYVGGMAPQPNLVYTGAGLPLAAHSGEAMKAGVYSDSMDYILWQKQQQQQQAVLRMYSGGSGGGGAISKSPESCGAPRGAGIMAQVSSSSTSRPYHLTGGGGSGGGGGCLDKVSSSPLNCMGMHGNFSVGQYFAPPWNSVLVTPDSDCYNPHQELLGTKTRGPATGGHREMGYPHHHHPHHHHHHHHHHHPSAIDSGSGGGMCCSLPSKSQLCNTSVLSSSLQSLEYLINDVHPPCIKEQMLGKGYETVSVPRLLDHQHAHIRLPIYR, from the coding sequence GTGAGATGGTGGTTCCCATACATTCTCCCCGCTACCCCAGCGTGGCTGAGCTGGATGCCTACGCCCAGAAGACGCAGAGCAGCCCGCTCTCCATCAAGATCTTCCCCACCAATATCAGGGTCCCCCAGCACAAGCACCTTAACCGGACTGTGAACGGCTTTGACACCACAGGTAGCCAGCGCTACAGCCCCTACCCACAACTCCACACCGGAGGCTACACAGGCCTCCTGGCCATTGTCAaggcctcttcctcctcctcttcctcccacttcGCCCCCACTAAGGGCGTCCTCAAGAACTCGGAAGGCAGGCGGACTAAGCTCTCCCCAGCCCAAATAGCTGTCGCACCGTACCCGCCCCCTAGCAGTAGTACTTTAGCCAATGGCCACTGCCGGATGGTGTACCACACTGGACCCTCGAAGCCCCCCGAGGCCCCTGGGCTCTCCCTCTCGGTGCCCCCTAACGTCACTGTGGCCGGCTCTGTGATCCCTGTGACAGGGGGACGAGGCCTGGCCCAGCTACCCCCCCAGTCCAACCTCCCCTCCATCCAGAGCATCATCTATCAAATCAACCAGCACTGCCAGGCCCAGGCTCTGCAGCAGGTGTGCCAGGGTGCAACCTCCTCCACCGCACCCTCCACCAACCCCAGCCCCTCCAAGCAGTGTGCGGGGGGTGTCATGGGGGTATCCTCCTGCTCCTCGGGAGGCGGCTATGTGGGCGGCATGGCGCCCCAACCTAACCTGGTGTACACAGGGGCGGGGCTACCGCTGGCGGCGCACAGTGGCGAGGCCATGAAGGCCGGGGTGTACTCGGACAGTATGGACTACATCCTGTGGCAGaaacagcaacagcagcagcaggctGTGCTTCGCATGTACAGTGGGGGCAGCGGGGGAGGAGGGGCCATCAGTAAGTCCCCTGAAAGCTGTGGTGCCCCGAGGGGAGCAGGGATCATGGCCCAAGTgtcatcctcctccacctccagacCCTACCACCTGACGGGGGGCGGTGGCAGTGGAGGGGGCGGGGGGTGCCTGGACAAGGtcagctcctcccctctgaacTGCATGGGGATGCATGGCAACTTCTCAGTGGGCCAGTACTTTGCACCGCCCTGGAACAGCGTGCTGGTCACCCCCGACAGTGACTGTTACAACCCACACCAGGAGCTCCTGGGCACCAAAACCCGAGGGCCAGCCACGGGGGGGCACAGGGAGATGGGATACCCCCACCACCATCAtccccaccatcaccaccaccaccaccatcaccaccacccctcCGCCATAGACAGCGGGAGCGGGGGAGGCATGTGCTGCAGCCTGCCCAGTAAGAGCCAGCTGTGCAACACGTCGGTGCTGAGCAGCAGCCTGCAGTCTCTGGAGTACCTGATCAACGACGTCCACCCGCCCTGCATCAAAGAGCAGATGCTGGGCAAAGGCTACGAGACTGTGTCGGTGCCACGGCTGTTGGACCACCAGCACGCACACATCCGCCTCCCGATTTACAGATAG